One Chitinophagales bacterium genomic window carries:
- a CDS encoding Trk system potassium transport protein TrkA, with amino-acid sequence MKIVIAGAGEVGFHLADMLSHESLDITVIDIDEEKLKNIESHFDVLALEGSSTSLTTLKNARVHAADMLVAVTDSEEVNIATAILGKKLGAGRTIARVNNPEFIQEKDHFDFHALGIDNLIFPEELAAKEIKRLIKRASLSESFDFAEGKLTFSGIRLTPDSPVVGKSVAESAGFNPELNFMLVAIRRGTETIIPRGNSVFKADDHLYFISHPEGVKYIIALSGRKEIEVRDIMILGGGKIGKMTAQRLEQKYRVKILEMDREKCEDLTEELLNTLVIHGDGRDVNLLEEENISSMDAFIAVTGDSETNIITSLVAKKYGVKKTVALVENIDLLNLSQDIGVDALINKKLIAASYIFRYVREGDVNALTSIHGVNAEVLEFIVKPRSRITNRMIRDLHFPKKAIIGGVVRGLESYIPRGDFKIEPRDRVVVFALPEAIHEVESFFK; translated from the coding sequence ATGAAAATCGTTATAGCCGGTGCTGGTGAGGTAGGCTTTCACCTCGCGGACATGCTTTCCCATGAATCACTGGACATCACCGTGATTGATATAGATGAGGAAAAGCTGAAAAATATAGAATCTCATTTTGATGTACTGGCCCTTGAAGGCTCCTCTACTTCCTTGACCACGCTCAAGAATGCCCGTGTACATGCTGCGGATATGCTGGTTGCTGTAACCGACTCAGAAGAAGTAAACATAGCCACTGCTATATTGGGCAAAAAGCTGGGAGCTGGGCGCACCATTGCGCGGGTGAATAATCCGGAATTTATTCAGGAAAAGGATCATTTTGACTTTCATGCGCTGGGCATAGATAATCTGATATTCCCCGAAGAACTGGCAGCCAAAGAAATCAAACGCCTCATCAAACGGGCATCTTTATCAGAGTCGTTTGATTTTGCCGAAGGCAAGCTGACTTTCAGCGGTATCCGGCTTACACCTGACTCACCAGTTGTGGGCAAAAGTGTTGCTGAATCGGCTGGTTTTAATCCGGAGCTGAATTTTATGCTGGTGGCAATTCGCAGGGGCACCGAAACCATCATTCCAAGAGGAAACAGTGTTTTTAAGGCAGATGATCATCTCTATTTTATTTCTCATCCCGAAGGGGTTAAGTATATCATTGCGCTCAGCGGGCGAAAAGAAATAGAAGTGAGGGATATTATGATTCTGGGAGGTGGTAAAATCGGCAAAATGACTGCCCAGCGTCTGGAGCAAAAATATCGTGTCAAGATTCTGGAGATGGACCGCGAAAAGTGTGAAGACCTTACCGAAGAGCTTTTAAATACTTTGGTGATTCACGGTGATGGTCGTGATGTAAACCTCCTGGAAGAGGAAAATATTTCCAGTATGGATGCCTTCATTGCCGTAACCGGTGATTCAGAAACCAATATCATTACCAGCCTGGTTGCAAAAAAATACGGAGTTAAAAAAACCGTAGCCCTTGTGGAAAATATTGACCTGCTCAATTTGTCGCAGGATATAGGAGTGGATGCACTCATCAACAAAAAACTTATTGCGGCAAGTTACATTTTCCGCTACGTGCGCGAAGGAGACGTAAACGCCCTGACCAGTATTCATGGAGTAAATGCAGAAGTGCTGGAATTTATCGTTAAACCGCGCTCCAGAATAACCAATCGGATGATCCGGGATTTGCATTTTCCGAAGAAAGCAATTATCGGAGGTGTTGTGCGCGGGCTGGAGAGTTATATTCCACGTGGCGATTTTAAGATTGAGCCCCGCGATAGGGTAGTGGTTTTTGCGCTTCCGGAAGCTATTCATGAAGTGGAAAGTTTCTTTAAATAG
- a CDS encoding cytochrome-c peroxidase, with the protein MVRIRLLFLCILLPLLFHACSKPDKNPPPGSCVYDPTPVMIDPPDYLPPLESPPDNPLTEEGIRLGRKLFYEPLLSADTTLSCAGCHNQTYAFSDQGKRYSTGIDGIAGTRNAMALFNLAYASSFFWDGRAATLEEQVIEPVPNPIEMHQEWPEAIKKLQNHPEYPCLFYAAFGDSIINRDNAAKAMAQFLRTLISGNSRYDKYLRGELFGTGNEFTESEERGLQIFMNEFGNPEGGGDCFHCHGGILFQNVDPSLQFRNNGLQEAATLNDFADKGRGAVTGNPQDNGKFKVPSLRNIALTAPYMHDGRFATLEEVIDFYSEGLKRSPNVDPLMKGAQAGGVHLTPQQKQDLLNFLYTLTDEAFVTNPEYASPH; encoded by the coding sequence ATGGTAAGAATAAGGCTTCTTTTTCTCTGCATACTCCTGCCTTTACTTTTTCATGCCTGCAGTAAACCGGATAAAAACCCTCCTCCCGGCTCCTGTGTATATGATCCCACTCCGGTAATGATTGACCCTCCGGACTATCTGCCCCCTCTGGAGAGCCCTCCTGATAATCCGTTGACGGAAGAGGGCATCCGCTTGGGAAGAAAATTGTTTTACGAACCTCTGCTTTCTGCCGACACGACCTTGTCCTGTGCCGGTTGTCATAATCAGACTTATGCATTCAGTGACCAGGGCAAAAGATACAGCACGGGTATAGACGGCATTGCCGGAACACGCAATGCAATGGCATTATTTAACCTGGCCTATGCAAGTAGTTTTTTCTGGGACGGGCGGGCTGCCACTCTGGAAGAACAGGTCATTGAGCCTGTTCCCAATCCTATTGAAATGCATCAGGAGTGGCCTGAAGCTATTAAAAAGCTCCAAAATCATCCTGAATATCCGTGCCTGTTTTATGCAGCTTTTGGCGACTCCATCATCAACAGAGATAATGCGGCAAAGGCTATGGCGCAGTTTCTGCGCACGCTGATTTCCGGTAATTCCCGCTATGACAAATACCTCAGAGGTGAGCTATTTGGAACAGGCAATGAATTTACGGAGTCTGAGGAACGCGGTTTGCAGATTTTTATGAATGAATTCGGCAACCCCGAAGGTGGAGGGGACTGCTTCCATTGCCATGGGGGTATTCTTTTCCAGAATGTAGATCCCTCTCTTCAGTTTCGCAACAACGGTTTGCAGGAAGCTGCTACACTCAATGATTTCGCGGACAAGGGAAGAGGGGCAGTCACTGGCAACCCGCAGGATAATGGAAAATTTAAAGTGCCCTCCCTGCGCAATATCGCGCTGACGGCTCCATATATGCATGACGGGCGCTTTGCCACGCTGGAGGAAGTGATTGATTTTTACAGCGAAGGACTAAAGCGTTCGCCCAACGTAGATCCGCTTATGAAGGGAGCACAGGCCGGAGGCGTGCACCTAACTCCGCAACAAAAACAAGACCTGCTGAACTTCCTTTATACACTCACGGATGAGGCGTTTGTTACCAATCCGGAGTATGCTAGTCCTCACTGA
- a CDS encoding AsnC family transcriptional regulator, with the protein MSENFKIDNTDLQILAFLTRDAMMPYTEIAKKIYVSVGTVHVRMKRMQDMGIVRGSQILIDYARLGYDVKAFLGIFLQKNSLYDKVAAQLKKIPEIVELNYTTGNYSMFLKIICRDTQHLRQVLHDKIQKIDGIERTETFISLEESINRPVQLYEEKDHAQRNKSSTRMK; encoded by the coding sequence ATGAGCGAAAATTTTAAAATTGATAACACGGACCTTCAGATTCTTGCCTTTCTTACCCGGGATGCTATGATGCCTTACACCGAAATAGCCAAAAAAATCTACGTTTCTGTAGGTACCGTGCATGTAAGAATGAAGCGCATGCAGGATATGGGCATCGTCCGGGGCTCCCAGATTCTGATTGATTACGCCAGACTTGGCTATGATGTAAAGGCTTTTCTGGGCATCTTCCTGCAAAAAAATTCACTGTATGACAAGGTAGCCGCTCAGCTAAAAAAAATTCCCGAAATCGTGGAATTAAACTATACCACCGGTAATTACAGCATGTTTTTAAAAATTATCTGTCGTGACACACAGCACCTCCGCCAGGTGCTGCATGATAAGATTCAGAAAATTGATGGGATTGAACGCACCGAAACCTTTATCTCCCTGGAAGAGAGCATAAATCGGCCCGTACAACTTTATGAAGAAAAGGACCATGCACAGCGTAATAAAAGCTCCACCCGTATGAAATAA
- a CDS encoding methylamine utilization protein, whose product MSYTYLGSIILLIIGVAGCGKDVPLEVDEPYLLQIPEGFPSPPMPAENQLTQKRVELGRMLFFDKALSADSTLACASCHLPALAFTDGRKVSQGIQQAPGFRNAPTLGNIAYHPYFFRDGGVPTLEQQVLAPIEDPAEMGFSVWGVVDRMMGNPRYVALSQVAYGRQPDAFVLTRALAAFERTLITGNAPFDHFFFKKDTAAISPSALRGFQLFTSPKTSCSVCHAGFDFTDYSFRNIGLYEAYPDTGRKRITGMDSDYGKFKVPSLRNVQLTAPYMHDGSIATLREVILHYNAGGANNPYKDPLIRPLHLTATEVEDLEHFLHALTDLTFIENSSLHP is encoded by the coding sequence ATGTCCTACACCTATCTTGGCAGTATCATTTTGCTGATTATCGGAGTTGCCGGGTGCGGCAAAGATGTGCCTCTGGAGGTTGATGAACCTTATTTGCTTCAAATACCTGAAGGCTTTCCCTCCCCACCGATGCCGGCTGAGAATCAACTCACGCAGAAGCGTGTGGAGCTGGGCAGAATGCTCTTTTTTGACAAAGCCCTCTCGGCGGATTCCACATTAGCATGTGCCTCTTGCCATTTACCCGCTCTTGCATTTACTGATGGTCGGAAGGTGAGCCAAGGCATTCAACAGGCGCCAGGTTTTCGCAATGCCCCTACCTTAGGCAATATTGCCTATCATCCCTATTTTTTTCGGGATGGCGGAGTGCCTACTCTGGAGCAGCAGGTACTGGCTCCGATTGAAGATCCCGCTGAAATGGGATTCAGCGTGTGGGGAGTGGTTGACCGTATGATGGGCAATCCGCGTTACGTTGCACTGTCGCAGGTTGCATACGGACGACAGCCGGACGCCTTCGTACTTACCCGGGCCCTGGCTGCATTTGAACGAACCCTCATTACCGGCAATGCTCCTTTTGACCATTTTTTCTTCAAAAAAGATACGGCAGCAATCAGCCCTTCGGCATTGAGAGGATTTCAACTATTCACCAGTCCAAAAACCAGCTGTTCTGTATGTCATGCCGGCTTTGATTTTACGGATTACTCTTTCAGGAATATCGGGCTTTACGAAGCATATCCTGATACCGGCCGTAAGCGCATCACCGGCATGGATAGTGATTATGGCAAGTTCAAGGTGCCTTCGCTGCGGAATGTACAACTCACAGCTCCCTACATGCATGATGGCAGCATTGCAACGCTTCGTGAAGTCATTTTGCATTACAATGCCGGTGGAGCCAATAACCCTTATAAAGACCCACTTATCCGGCCCCTGCATCTCACGGCAACCGAAGTGGAAGACCTGGAGCATTTCCTGCATGCACTGACGGATTTAACATTTATTGAAAATTCGTCCCTACATCCTTAA
- a CDS encoding Trk system potassium transporter TrkH: protein MINYRLVFNILGTLLLFNGAFMLLALFFSWHFKEDLIPLMLSGGITLLIGLSFRLFTTRKISLDMHMKEGYLVVALAWVFMSLTGALPYVLSGAIPSYTDAFFETMSGFTTTGATILPDIESLPQGILFWRSLTHWIGGMGIIVLAIAVMPVLGFGGMQMFAAEASGLTTDKLHPRITDTAKRLWIIYVLFTGLETVLLMLGEMDFYEALNHSMATIATGGFSTYNTSLVDASVYTQYVVTIFMFIAGINFSLHYFVLKGRFGKVFRNEEFIFYTVITALLGCVVTISLFWRHHLPLEEAFRQAFFHVVSIITTTGFVATDYEQWSPFLVYLIFVISFFGGCAGSTAGGLKMVRVRLLLNDSALELKRLLHPRAVIPVRINGKNVPREIMANVLAFFFFYILVFGVASLLLAVLGMDLISAMGSAVACLSNVGPGIGTVGAMDNYAHVPIAGKWLLSFLMLMGRLEIFTVLLILIPAFWKKI from the coding sequence ATGATTAATTACCGGCTGGTATTTAACATTCTGGGCACGCTGCTGCTCTTTAATGGGGCATTCATGTTGCTTGCACTGTTTTTCTCCTGGCATTTTAAGGAAGATTTAATTCCCTTGATGCTATCGGGAGGCATCACCCTGTTGATCGGACTGAGTTTTCGGCTGTTTACAACCCGCAAAATCAGTCTGGATATGCACATGAAGGAAGGGTATCTGGTAGTAGCCTTGGCGTGGGTTTTCATGTCTCTTACCGGGGCGCTGCCCTATGTGCTCAGCGGAGCAATACCTTCCTATACGGATGCCTTTTTTGAGACGATGTCCGGGTTTACTACAACCGGAGCCACCATTCTCCCGGATATTGAATCGCTCCCGCAGGGAATCTTGTTCTGGCGTAGCCTAACACACTGGATAGGCGGCATGGGTATTATCGTGCTGGCTATTGCCGTCATGCCGGTGTTGGGCTTTGGAGGCATGCAAATGTTCGCAGCTGAGGCCTCGGGATTGACTACCGATAAGCTGCATCCCCGCATTACAGACACAGCCAAACGGCTATGGATAATTTATGTATTGTTTACGGGCCTGGAAACGGTTTTGCTGATGTTGGGGGAAATGGATTTCTATGAAGCCCTTAATCATTCCATGGCAACCATTGCAACCGGAGGATTCTCCACTTATAATACAAGTCTGGTAGATGCATCGGTGTATACACAGTATGTGGTTACCATTTTTATGTTTATTGCCGGCATCAACTTCTCCCTGCATTACTTTGTGCTGAAAGGCAGATTCGGTAAAGTTTTTCGCAATGAAGAGTTTATTTTCTATACGGTGATTACGGCTCTGCTTGGCTGTGTTGTAACAATTTCGCTGTTCTGGCGGCATCATCTGCCGTTGGAAGAAGCTTTCAGGCAGGCTTTTTTTCATGTGGTTTCCATCATCACCACTACCGGATTTGTGGCTACAGATTATGAGCAGTGGTCACCGTTTCTGGTGTATCTCATTTTTGTCATATCGTTTTTCGGGGGTTGTGCGGGCTCTACGGCCGGAGGACTGAAAATGGTCCGCGTCAGGTTGCTGCTCAATGACAGCGCCCTGGAGCTGAAGCGCCTGCTGCATCCCCGCGCAGTCATTCCCGTGAGAATAAACGGCAAAAACGTGCCTCGTGAGATTATGGCGAATGTATTGGCATTTTTCTTTTTCTATATTCTGGTATTCGGAGTTGCCTCGTTGCTGCTCGCTGTGTTAGGCATGGACCTGATCTCGGCTATGGGAAGTGCAGTAGCCTGTCTGAGTAATGTAGGCCCGGGAATAGGTACGGTAGGTGCTATGGATAATTATGCCCACGTGCCGATTGCAGGAAAGTGGCTATTGTCTTTCCTTATGCTGATGGGCCGGTTGGAGATTTTTACCGTCTTGCTTATTCTTATTCCCGCCTTCTGGAAGAAGATTTAG
- a CDS encoding MBL fold metallo-hydrolase, with translation MKVEQIYTGCLAEAAYYIESQGEAAVIDPLRDPRPYIERAEQDKAKIKYVLETHFHADFVSGHLDLARATGATIVYGPNAETAFDAYIAKDGEELKLGKATIRVIHTPGHTLESTTYLLIDENGKEHAIFTGDTLFIGDVGRPDLAVKSDLTKEDLASLLYDSLRNKIMPLPDHLIVYPAHGAGSACGKSMSKETFDTLGNQKKFNYALRSDMSREEFIHAVLEGLTPPPQYFPKNAVLNRKGYPSFETVEQKGLVAHSVDEFIETANQHHALILDTRSPDAFASGHIPGSVFIGIDGNFAPWAGALIPDLNQPILFVADEGREQEVVMRLSRVGFDNTLGYLKGGMESWRQAGRPIETCEEITAEDLKKLYSENPDALNIVDVRNRQEYFSNRLNKALHLPLDQINSHMRELDRNARYFIHCAGGYRSMIALSILKGRGYRHLVNIKGGFKAIADTGLPVVSGPPMVTT, from the coding sequence ATGAAGGTAGAACAGATTTACACCGGTTGCCTTGCGGAAGCCGCATATTATATTGAATCGCAGGGAGAGGCTGCAGTCATTGACCCCCTGCGTGATCCACGACCCTATATTGAACGGGCAGAACAGGATAAAGCAAAAATAAAATACGTATTAGAAACCCATTTCCACGCAGACTTTGTTTCGGGTCATCTGGATCTGGCCAGAGCTACCGGAGCTACTATCGTGTATGGTCCCAATGCCGAAACGGCTTTTGACGCCTACATCGCCAAAGACGGAGAAGAGCTTAAACTTGGAAAGGCAACAATCCGTGTTATCCATACACCAGGACACACGTTGGAGTCAACCACGTATTTGCTGATTGACGAAAACGGAAAGGAGCATGCCATATTTACCGGTGACACGCTTTTTATCGGTGACGTTGGCCGGCCTGATCTGGCCGTAAAATCTGATCTGACTAAGGAAGATCTTGCCAGCCTTCTTTACGACTCTCTACGCAATAAAATCATGCCTCTGCCGGATCATCTAATCGTTTATCCCGCTCACGGTGCGGGGTCGGCCTGTGGCAAGTCCATGAGCAAAGAAACCTTTGACACACTGGGCAATCAGAAAAAATTCAACTACGCTCTGCGCAGCGACATGAGCCGTGAAGAATTTATTCATGCTGTTCTGGAAGGGCTCACTCCACCTCCTCAGTATTTCCCCAAAAATGCAGTCCTGAACAGGAAAGGCTATCCGAGCTTTGAAACGGTGGAGCAAAAGGGATTGGTTGCCCATAGTGTGGATGAGTTTATTGAAACAGCCAATCAGCATCATGCCCTTATTCTGGATACACGTTCTCCTGATGCTTTTGCCAGTGGACATATTCCCGGCTCCGTTTTTATTGGTATTGATGGAAATTTTGCTCCCTGGGCGGGAGCGCTTATCCCTGACCTCAATCAGCCTATTTTATTCGTGGCTGACGAGGGGCGTGAACAGGAGGTGGTCATGCGTCTCTCCCGCGTGGGTTTTGACAATACCCTGGGCTATCTGAAGGGAGGAATGGAATCCTGGCGGCAGGCGGGCAGGCCCATAGAAACCTGTGAAGAGATTACCGCGGAAGATTTGAAAAAATTGTATTCCGAAAATCCGGACGCACTCAACATTGTAGATGTAAGAAATCGGCAGGAATACTTCTCCAACCGTCTGAACAAAGCCTTGCATTTACCGCTTGATCAAATCAATAGCCATATGCGGGAGCTGGACAGAAATGCCCGCTACTTCATCCATTGTGCCGGAGGCTACCGTTCCATGATAGCTTTATCTATTCTAAAAGGGAGAGGTTATCGCCATCTGGTAAATATAAAAGGTGGGTTTAAAGCTATTGCTGATACCGGCCTACCTGTTGTTTCAGGCCCACCAATGGTCACAACATGA
- the pyrE gene encoding orotate phosphoribosyltransferase has translation MLQVNAIKIQPKTPFTWASGWLSPVYCDNRVTLSYPELRSFICHQLVKRIRDTFSEAELIAGVATAGIPQGVLVADRLNLPFAYVRPEPKKHGLAKQIEGRVFPEQKVVVIEDLISTGKSSLNALRPLEAEGCKILGIVATFSYGFPEAENNFRKAGYTYEALTGWEALLKAGLRKKCISPDDLELLHQWRQHPDRWRPVR, from the coding sequence TTGCTGCAAGTTAATGCAATAAAAATTCAACCTAAAACTCCGTTTACGTGGGCTTCCGGATGGCTCTCTCCGGTGTATTGCGATAACCGGGTTACTTTATCCTACCCTGAACTTCGCTCTTTCATCTGCCATCAGCTGGTAAAAAGAATCAGGGACACATTTTCTGAAGCAGAGCTTATAGCCGGAGTAGCCACAGCCGGCATTCCACAGGGGGTGCTCGTAGCTGACCGGTTAAACCTTCCCTTTGCCTACGTGCGCCCAGAGCCCAAAAAACACGGACTGGCCAAACAGATAGAAGGCAGGGTGTTTCCAGAGCAGAAAGTGGTGGTCATAGAAGACCTTATCTCCACGGGAAAAAGCTCGCTGAATGCACTTCGCCCGCTTGAAGCTGAGGGCTGTAAGATACTGGGCATAGTTGCCACTTTCAGCTATGGCTTTCCGGAAGCGGAAAATAACTTCAGGAAGGCAGGCTACACCTACGAGGCTCTCACCGGATGGGAGGCTTTGCTGAAAGCAGGCTTGCGAAAAAAATGCATCTCGCCTGATGATTTGGAACTACTTCATCAATGGAGGCAGCATCCCGATAGGTGGCGGCCTGTTCGTTAG
- a CDS encoding UPF0721 transmembrane protein: MHVLGYLGAIVMGIMLGLTGSGGAILTVPILVYLFHIPAVIATGYSLFVVALTSSVGFVQYYRQGNVHLKTALLFSVPSMISIFLARKTVHVLPEVLLRAGTFELTTNHALLTFFALMMIAASYYMIKNSVRPELPITNTGSRYNYSVLLQGVLIGFFTGLVGSGGGFMIVPALVLFSNIPIKMAVGTSLLTICLNSMMGFLGDLSSQVDIQWFLLLSFSFLSVVGILVGSSLSRLISSARLKPAFGYFILIMGIAILIKELFIR; the protein is encoded by the coding sequence ATGCACGTACTGGGTTATTTGGGAGCCATAGTCATGGGTATTATGCTGGGACTGACAGGAAGCGGTGGCGCTATTCTGACAGTTCCTATCCTGGTGTATTTATTCCATATACCGGCAGTGATAGCTACAGGATATAGCCTGTTTGTAGTTGCCCTCACCAGCTCTGTCGGCTTTGTGCAGTACTACAGGCAGGGCAATGTGCACCTGAAAACAGCATTATTGTTTTCCGTACCCTCCATGATATCCATTTTCCTTGCCCGCAAAACCGTGCATGTGCTGCCGGAAGTGCTTCTGCGTGCAGGAACGTTTGAGCTTACCACCAATCATGCGCTTTTGACATTTTTTGCCCTGATGATGATTGCTGCATCCTATTATATGATAAAAAACTCTGTACGGCCGGAATTGCCGATTACGAATACGGGTAGCAGGTATAACTACAGCGTATTACTGCAGGGAGTGCTGATAGGTTTCTTTACCGGATTGGTGGGATCAGGAGGCGGATTTATGATTGTGCCGGCTTTGGTGCTGTTTTCTAATATCCCCATAAAAATGGCTGTTGGCACTTCTTTACTTACTATCTGTCTGAATTCCATGATGGGGTTTTTGGGTGATCTCTCTTCTCAGGTTGATATTCAATGGTTCCTGCTGCTGTCTTTTTCCTTTTTATCTGTCGTTGGCATACTGGTGGGAAGTAGCCTCTCGCGCCTCATATCCAGTGCGCGCCTGAAGCCGGCATTTGGTTATTTTATCTTGATAATGGGAATCGCCATACTGATAAAGGAATTATTTATTCGCTGA
- a CDS encoding deoxyhypusine synthase-like protein, producing MKKEDFLKEKIQHMDITRYNVVPLVESMKDMAFQARNLYKASAIFDMMQKDKECVVFLTLAGSLISAGLKKVIVTLVENNMVDAIVSTGANIVDQDFFEALGFSHYKGTPYVDDQKLRELMIDRIYDTYIDEEDLRVCDETIAKICGLLEKRPYSSREFIYEMGRYLDKNEQYVATREESIVYQCYKKGVPVFVPAFSDCSAGFGLVYHQYHTQGPKVTIDAAADFLEITKIKMQYRESGIFMIGGGVPKNFVQDIVVATDILGDEAPMHKYAVQITVADERDGALSGSTLKEACSWGKVDTVHEQMVFSEATIAFPLIAGYAYHKQNWKSRKEKRLNDLFASVEA from the coding sequence ATGAAAAAAGAAGATTTTCTTAAAGAAAAGATTCAACATATGGACATCACCAGGTACAATGTGGTGCCGCTGGTGGAGTCCATGAAAGACATGGCATTTCAAGCCCGTAACCTGTATAAGGCTTCGGCCATTTTTGATATGATGCAAAAAGATAAAGAATGTGTGGTGTTTCTTACTCTGGCCGGTTCGCTCATCAGTGCGGGTCTGAAGAAAGTGATTGTCACGCTCGTAGAAAACAACATGGTAGATGCCATTGTCTCTACCGGGGCTAATATCGTAGATCAGGATTTCTTTGAGGCACTTGGTTTCAGCCATTATAAAGGCACTCCCTATGTTGACGACCAGAAACTGAGGGAGCTGATGATTGACCGTATTTATGATACTTATATTGATGAAGAAGACCTGCGCGTATGTGATGAAACGATAGCCAAAATCTGCGGGCTGCTGGAAAAACGTCCTTATTCTTCCCGTGAGTTTATTTATGAGATGGGGCGCTATCTGGATAAAAACGAACAATATGTTGCCACCCGTGAAGAATCTATCGTGTACCAGTGTTATAAAAAAGGTGTACCCGTTTTTGTGCCTGCTTTTTCCGATTGTTCGGCCGGCTTCGGACTGGTTTATCATCAATACCATACGCAGGGGCCGAAGGTCACTATTGATGCGGCAGCCGATTTTCTGGAGATTACCAAAATAAAAATGCAATACCGCGAGTCGGGTATTTTCATGATTGGAGGTGGAGTACCTAAAAACTTCGTACAGGACATCGTGGTGGCTACCGACATTCTTGGTGACGAGGCGCCCATGCACAAATATGCCGTTCAGATAACTGTGGCCGATGAGCGTGACGGAGCTTTATCAGGTTCAACTCTTAAGGAGGCTTGTTCATGGGGCAAGGTGGACACTGTCCATGAGCAAATGGTCTTCTCAGAAGCTACCATTGCTTTTCCATTAATTGCAGGCTACGCCTATCACAAACAAAACTGGAAGAGCAGAAAAGAAAAGCGCCTCAATGACTTGTTTGCTTCCGTAGAAGCATGA
- a CDS encoding glycosyl transferase family 1 gives MRIALIEPFFSGSHRAWAEGYAQHSKYEVRIFSLSGHHWKWRMHGGAVTLARMYMESHFQADVILASDMLNLPVFLSITRKKTASTPVVLYFHENQLTYPWSPADPDAVAGRDNHYSFINYASALVADHVFFNSQYHREALLNALPQFLRAFPDYQETTTVRAIERKSSVLPLGLDLKQLGLQQHEAPSKPLRAVILWNHRWEYDKNPEDFFNALFALQERGIVFHLVVLGQKFDRYPPIFDEARQRLKEKILHFGFVEEKKEYGKWLQMSDILPVTSRQDFFGASVVEAMYCNVVPLLPKRLAYPEHIPPQLHYTFFYTEDNSRAFINRLQRMIMDVKVLRKQNVAQFVEHYDWCSMAPRYDEALFSLTKGK, from the coding sequence ATGCGCATAGCCCTCATAGAACCTTTTTTCAGCGGATCGCATCGGGCATGGGCGGAAGGCTATGCGCAACACAGCAAATATGAAGTACGGATATTTTCTTTGAGCGGGCACCACTGGAAATGGCGCATGCACGGAGGAGCAGTCACTCTGGCCCGCATGTATATGGAAAGTCATTTCCAGGCCGATGTCATCCTCGCGTCCGATATGCTCAACCTCCCGGTATTTTTAAGCATTACCCGGAAGAAAACAGCTTCCACTCCGGTGGTTTTATACTTTCACGAAAACCAGCTCACTTATCCCTGGTCGCCTGCTGATCCGGATGCCGTTGCCGGAAGAGACAATCACTACAGCTTTATCAATTACGCTTCTGCACTAGTAGCAGACCATGTGTTTTTCAATTCCCAGTATCACCGGGAAGCCCTGTTGAATGCGCTGCCGCAATTTCTGAGAGCCTTTCCGGACTATCAGGAAACTACAACGGTGCGCGCCATTGAAAGAAAAAGCTCGGTATTACCTCTGGGATTGGATCTAAAACAGCTTGGCTTGCAGCAGCACGAAGCACCTTCCAAACCGCTCAGGGCAGTAATTCTGTGGAATCATCGCTGGGAGTATGATAAAAACCCTGAAGACTTTTTCAATGCCCTGTTTGCATTACAGGAGCGTGGAATTGTATTTCATCTGGTTGTACTGGGTCAAAAATTTGATCGCTATCCGCCAATCTTTGATGAAGCAAGACAACGGCTGAAAGAAAAAATTCTGCACTTTGGTTTTGTTGAAGAAAAAAAAGAATATGGCAAATGGCTTCAAATGAGCGATATATTGCCGGTAACTTCCCGCCAGGATTTCTTTGGTGCAAGCGTAGTGGAAGCCATGTATTGCAATGTGGTGCCCTTGCTGCCGAAGCGGTTGGCCTATCCGGAACATATTCCGCCACAGCTCCATTATACTTTCTTTTATACCGAAGACAACTCCCGTGCGTTCATCAACCGCCTGCAACGAATGATTATGGATGTGAAAGTATTGCGCAAGCAAAACGTGGCTCAGTTTGTTGAACATTATGACTGGTGCAGCATGGCTCCGCGTTACGATGAAGCCCTCTTCTCTTTGACCAAAGGGAAATAA